Proteins co-encoded in one Corylus avellana chromosome ca9, CavTom2PMs-1.0 genomic window:
- the LOC132191839 gene encoding probably inactive leucine-rich repeat receptor-like protein kinase At5g06940 has protein sequence MAAACTHPFLLSLVFAFFVLNSASSEADILLTFKASIEDSNNYLSSWSNASASSYCNWTGISCISTPSLFVTNINLQSLNLSGEISPSICQLSYLSHLNLADNLFNQPIPLHLSQCGTLETLNLSNNLIWGTIPDQISQFGSLKVLDFSGNHVEGKIPESVGSLKNLQVLNLGRNLLSGTVPSVFGNFTELLVLDLSQNAFLGSELPSDIGKLEKLEQLFLQSSGFHGEIPISFLGLRNLTILDLSQNNLSGKVPQTLGSSLEKLVSFDVSQNMLLGSFPDGICNGKGLINLSLHTNFFTGSITNSINQCINLERFQVQNNGLSGDFPNALWSLPKIKLIRAENNRFSGEIPDSVSMAAQLEQVQLDNNSFSSRIPQGLGLVKSLYRFSASLNGLYGELPPNFCDSPVMSIINLSHNSLSGQIPELKKCRKLVSLSLADNSLTGEIPPSLADLPVLTYLDLSGNSLTGPIPQELQNLKLALFNVSFNKLSGRVPDSLISGLPASFLEGNPGLCGPGLPHSCSDEQPTHHTLGLTALTCALISVAFGLGTLILAAGFFVYHRRSKQKSQMGSWRLVFFYPLRVTEHDLVMGMNEKSAVGSGGAFGRVHILGLPSGELVAVKKLVNYGNHSSKSLKAEIKTLAKIRHRNIVKILGFCHSDDSIFLIYEFLQKGSLGDLIHRPDFELQWGVRLRIAIGVAQGLAYLQKDYVPHLLHRNVKSNNILLDEDFEPKLTDFALDRILGEAAFQSTMASESILSCYNAPEYGYCKKASEQMDVYSFGVVLLELVTGRQAEQAEATESIDIVKWVRRRVNISNGASQVLDPKISESFQKEMLGALEIALQCTSVMPEKRPSMFEVVRALQSLPSTAFSVSIQFQSER, from the exons ATGGCCGCAGCCTGCACACAccctttccttctctctttaGTCTTCGCATTCTTCGTTCTCAACTCAGCTTCATCTGAGGCAGATATCCTTCTGACCTTCAAGGCCTCCATTGAAGACTCCAACAATTATCTCTCAAGCTGGTCTAATGCCTCAGCCAGCAGTTACTGTAACTGGACTGGAATCTCCTGCATCTCCACACCTTCACTCTTTGTTACTAATATTAACCTTCAAAGCTTAAACCTTTCTGGTGAAATCTCACCTTCCATATGTCAGCTTTCCTATCTGTCTCACCTCAATCTTGCTGACAATCTTTTTAACCAACCCATTCCTCTTCATCTCTCTCAATGTGGCACTTTGGAAACTCTGAATCTCAGCAACAATCTCATTTGGGGAACCATCCCAGACCAGATTTCTCAGTTTGGTTCTCTGAAAGTGCTTGATTTCAGCGGAAACCATGTTGAGGGAAAGATCCCAGAAAGCGTTGGCTCACTGAAGAACCTTCAAGTTCTCAACTTGGGAAGAAACTTGCTTTCAGGTACTGTACCTTCTGTCTTTGGGAACTTCACTGAGCTTCTTGTTCTTGATCTGTCTCAAAATGCATTCTTGGGGAGTGAGCTTCCCAGTGACATCGGAAAGCTTGAGAAGCTGGAGCAGCTTTTTTTGCAAAGCTCTGGTTTTCATGGTGAAATCCCCATCTCTTTTCTGGGTTtgagaaatttaaccattttggaCCTTTCCCAAAACAATCTGAGTGGTAAGGTTCCTCAGACACTAGGGTCTTCTCTCGAGAAACTGGTGTCTTTTGATGTTTCACAGAATATGCTTTTGGGGTCATTCCCAGATGGCATTTGTAATGGAAAAGGCCTTATAAACCTGAGTCTCCACACAAATTTCTTCACTGGTTCAATAACCAACTCCATTAATCAATGTATAAATCTTGAGAGATTTCAGGTTCAGAACAATGGGTTGTCGGGTGATTTCCCAAATGCTTTATGGTCATTACCCAAAATTAAGCTCATCAGAGCTGAAAACAATAGATTTTCTGGAGAAATACCCGATTCGGTATCAATGGCTGCTCAGTTGGAGCAAGTTCAGCTGGACAACAACAGCTTCTCGAGTAGAATTCCTCAGGGTCTAGGGTTGGTTAAGAGCTTATACAGATTCTCTGCATCTCTTAATGGTTTGTATGGTGAACTTCCTCCAAATTTTTGTGATTCACCTgttatgagtattataaatcTCTCTCACAATTCGCTTTCGGGCCAAATACCAGAATTGAAGAAATGCAGGAAGCTAGTCTCATTGTCTTTAGCAGACAACAGTCTTACTGGAGAAATCCCACCATCCCTTGCTGATTTACCAGTGCTAACATACCTTGATCTTTCTGGTAACAGTCTCACCGGTCCCATCCCGCAAGAGCTTCAAAACTTGAAGCTTGCCCTTTTCAATGTGTCTTTCAATAAACTATCTGGTAGGGTCCCAGACTCTTTGATTTCAGGTCTCCCGGCTTCATTTCTAGAAGGAAACCCTGGACTTTGTGGTCCAGGTTTACCCCATTCTTGTTCTGATGAGCAGCCAACACACCACACTCTTGGCCTTACCGCATTGACATGTGCACTGATATCTGTAGCTTTTGGTCTTGGGACTTTGATTTTAGCTGCTGGGTTTTTTGTGTATCATAGACGTTCCAAGCAGAAATCTCAAATGGGAAGTTGGCGCCTGGTGTTCTTCTATCCTCTTAGAGTCACTGAGCATGATTTGGTTATGGGAATGAATGAAAAAAGTGCAGTAGGAAGTGGTGGAGCATTTGGTAGAGTTCACATTTTGGGTTTACCGAGTGGTGAGCTTGTTGCAGTAAAGAAGCTTGTTAATTATGGGAACCACTCATCCAAAAGCTTGAAGGCTGAGATCAAGACATTAGCCAAGATCAGGCATAGGAACATTGTTAAAATTCTTGGGTTTTGCCATTCTGATGACTCCATCTTTCTAATTTATGAGTTCTTACAGAAGGGAAGCTTAGGGGATTTGATTCACAGGCCAGATTTTGAGTTGCAGTGGGGTGTGAGATTGAGAATTGCCATCGGGGTTGCTCAGGGATTAGCATACCTTCAGAAGGATTATGTCCCGCACTTACTTCACAGAAATGTTAAGTCTAATAATATTCTTCTGGATGAAGATTTTGAACCAAAACTCACAGATTTTGCGCTCGACCGAATTTTGGGTGAAGCTGCATTTCAGTCAACTATGGCTTCAGAATCTATATTATCATGTTACAATGCTCCAG AATATGGATACTGTAAGAAGGCAAGTGAACAAATGGATGTGTACAGCTTTGGTGTTGTATTGTTAGAGCTAGTGACTGGGCGACAGGCTGAGCAAGCAGAAGCAACAGAATCCATCGATATTGTGAAATGGGTGCGGAGGAGAGTTAACATTAGCAATGGGGCATCCCAAGTTCTTGACCCCAAGATATCAGAATCTTTCCAAAAAGAGATGCTGGGGGCTCTGGAAATCGCTCTCCAGTGCACTTCTGTGATGCCAGAGAAACGGCCATCCATGTTTGAAGTTGTGAGAGCACTTCAGTCTCTTCCAAGTACAGCGTTCTCTGTTAGCATTCAGTTTCAGTCTGAACGTTGA
- the LOC132192275 gene encoding chaperone protein dnaJ 6-like, protein MAKRKKARVSEEVVEEEEVVQEDGQDHRENLNQSADHEKSLYEVLGVERTASQQEIKKAYHKLALRLHPDKNPGDEEAKEKFQQLQKVISILGDEEKRAVYDQTGCVDDADLAGEVVQNLHEYFRTMYKKVTEADIEEFEANYRGSDSEKKDLIDLYKKYKGNMNRLFCSMLCSDCKLDSHRFKDILDDAIAAGELKATKAYEKWAKQISKTKPPTSPLRRRGKSNKNSETDLYAMVSQRRSERKDRFDSMFSSLVSKYGDGGNASSEPTEEEFEAAQKKLESRRTSKTSRRK, encoded by the exons ATGGCGAAGAGAAAGAAAGCTAGGGTTTCCGAGGAAGTAGTAGAAGAGGAAGAAGTAGTCCAAGAAGATGGACAAGACCATCGAGAAAATCTCAATCAATCGGCAGATCACGAAAAGAGCCTCTACGAG GTTCTTGGTGTGGAGAGGACAGCATCTCAACAGGAAATAAAGAAAGCATACCATAAGTTGGCATTGCGGCTCCATCCTGATAAAAATCCTGGTGATGAG GAGGCTAAAGAGAAGTTTCAGCAACTGCAAAAAGTTATATCAATTCTTGGGGATGAGGAGAAACGAGCAGTCTATGATCAGACTGGTTGTGTTGATGATGCT GACCTTGCTGGGGAAGTTGTTCAGAATCTACATGAGTATTTCAGGACTATGTACAAAAAG GTAACTGAGGCTGATATTGAAGAGTTTGAAGCAAACTATAGAGGATCTGATTCAGAGAAGAAAGATTTAATTGATCTGTACAAGAAGTACAAGGGTAACATGAACAG ACTGTTCTGTTCAATGCTTTGTTCGGACTGTAAGCTTGATTCACACCGTTTCAAGGACATTCTTGATGATGCTATAGCTGCAG GAGAACTGAAAGCAACCAAAGCCTACGAGAAATGGGCAAAGCAAATATCTAAAACAAAACCACCAACCAGTCCTTTGAGAAGGAGGGGGAA GtcaaataaaaattcagaaaCAGATCTATATGCAATGGTATCTCAGCGCCGAAGTGAGAGGAAAGATCGGTTTGATTCTATGTTTTCATCTTTGGTTTCTAAATATGGTGATGGAGGTAATGCTTCTTCAGAACCTACAGAAGAAGAATTTGAGGCTGCACAGAAAAAGCTGGAAAGTCGTAGGACGTCCAAAACATCAAGGCGGAAGTAA
- the LOC132191503 gene encoding uncharacterized protein LOC132191503 isoform X1, giving the protein MKEIDKKKISNNNPKKRSGRIDRRDHKLPQEHVSKTLKAKEVRSKVPSPTPDSSILVSDSNVGTEPSEVFENVVIHYVDDVNRFEEASQDLKTNKMIAKEIKDEVLDNHSIDLEKEPKGKEEVSDSETVKDSVSSQGDPLIADDEKVDRASSVKRNSSESFPGRSGENSDLQKTKPQSKALHNTPKKSSKGPSKVVAKSSSKTDSQNMKFPSKPASESSEGVDGKLVEEVKEFDVLDGTSNGAQSIGSDDETVDAEDSDEHEDEATLGQKIGEMEMAIEKLEEELREVAALEISLYSVVPEHGSSAHKVHTPARRLSRLYIHACKHWTLDKRATVAKNTVSGLVLISKSCGNDVARLTFWLTNTVALREIISQAFGSSRQFSPVTRFAESNGSSKSSEGRSTTLKWKGSSGSKQANGFMQFVDDWQETGTFTAALVKVESWIFSRIVESVWWQAFTPNMQSPAEKMSTNKTFGRLLGPALGDQQQGSFSITLWKNAFQDALQQLCPVRAGGHECGCLPVLARMVMEQCIARLDTAMFNAILRESAHEIPTDPISDPIVDSKVLPIPAGDLSFGSGAQLKNSIGNWSRWLSDVFGMDNDDSLKEHQLSNEDDDRQSGDGEPKPFLLLNELSDLLMLPKDMLMDRSIRQEVCPSIGLPLIKRILCNFTPDEFCLDPVPGAVLEALNAESIVQRRLSGDSTRSFPHTAAPVIYYPPSSADVAEKVAEAGERSPLARNVSVVQRKGYTSDEELEELNSPLTSIIDKLPPSPTTTANGNGRQGNTSYASTNARYELLREVWSM; this is encoded by the exons ATGAAAGAGATTGACaagaagaaaatttcaaataacaACCCAAAAAAGCGCTCTGGAAGAATTGATAGGAGAGACCATAAATTGCCTCAAGAGCATGTCAGCAAAActttgaaagcaaaagaagttCGTTCTAAAGTACCATCTCCTACGCCAGACTCAAGTATATTAGTAAGTGATTCAAACGTGGGCACAGAGCCCTCTGAAGTTTTCGAAAACGTTGTTATACATTATGTGGATGATGTCAACAGGTTTGAGGAGGCATCTCAAGatttaaaaaccaataaaatgATTGCCAAAGAGATCAAGGATGAAGTTCTAGATAATCACTCTATTGATTTGGAGAAAGAACCTAAGGGGAAGGAAGAAGTGTCAGATTCTGAGACAGTAAAAGACTCGGTATCGTCTCAAGGGGATCCGCTGATAGCTGATGATGAGAAAGTAGATAGAGCTTCTAGCGTTAAAAGGAATTCCTCAGAAAGCTTTCCCGGCAGATCAGGAGAGAACTCTGATCTCCAAAAAACCAAACCACAATCTAAGGCATTACATAACACTCCTAAGAAAAGTTCTAAAGGGCCTTCTAAAGTTGTTGCCAAAAGTTCTTCCAAGACTGATTCccaaaatatgaaatttccTTCTAAACCTGCATCAGAATCTTCTGAAGGAGTTGATGGTAAGCTTGTTGAAGAGGTAAAAGAATTTGATGTCTTGGATGGGACCTCAAATGGTGCTCAGAGTATAGGAAGCGATGACGAAACAGTTGATGCTGAAGACAGTGATGAACATGAGGATGAGGCAACTTTGGGGCAAAAGATTGGAGAAATGGAGATGGCAATTGAAAAACTTGAAGAGGAGCTGAGAGAAGTTGCTGCTCTTGAAATTTCACTTTATTCTGTAGTACCAGAGCATGGCAGCTCAGCACATAAGGTGCACACACCTGCTCGACGCCTTTCTAGACTCTATATTCATGCTTGCAAACATTGGACTCTAGACAAGCGAGCCACAGTTGCTAAAAATACTGTATCAGGCCTTGTTTTGATTTCCAAGTCCTGCGGTAATGATGTCGCAAG GTTAACCTTCTGGTTGACGAACACCGTTGCGTTGAGGGAGATAATCTCACAGGCATTTGGCAGTTCCCGTCAATTCAGTCCAGTTACAAGGTTTGCTGAGTCAAATGGGAGTAGCAAGAGCAGTGAAGGGAGGTCTACAACGTTGAAGTGGAAGGGTAGCTCTGGTAGTAAGCAAGCTAATGGTTTTATGCAGTTTGTTGACGATTGGCAGGAGACAGGAACCTTCACAGCTGCATTAGTCAAAGTTGAATCCTGGATTTTCTCTCGGATAGTTGAGTCAGTATGGTGGCAG GCTTttactccaaatatgcaatCTCCAGCTGAGAAAATGTCAACCAACAAAACCTTTGGAAGGTTGTTGGGACCAGCCCTGGGAGACCAGCAGCAAGGCAGCTTTTCTATCACCCTATGGAAAAATGCTTTTCAAGATGCATTGCAACAGCTCTGTCCTGTTCGAGCAGGAGGGCACGAATGTGGTTGCTTGCCTGTGTTGGCAAGAATG GTTATGGAACAATGTATTGCCAGACTAGATACCGCAATGTTTAATGCTATTCTGCGTGAGTCAGCACATGAGATTCCAACTGATCCTATATCAGATCCCATTGTTGATTCCAAGGTTCTGCCTATTCCTGCTGGAGATTTGAGTTTTGGATCTGGGGCCCAACTTAAAAATTCT ATTGGCAATTGGTCTAGATGGCTTAGTGATGTATTTGGCATGGATAATGATGATTCTCTGAAGGAACATCAGCTCAGCAATGAGGACGATGACAGGCAGAGTGGAGATGGTGAACCTAAACCTTTCCTTCTTCTCAATGAATTGAGTGATCTTCTGATGCTTCCTAAAGACATGCTTATGGACCGATCAATTAGACAGGAG GTGTGCCCATCGATAGGTCTTCCATTGATTAAACGGATACTCTGCAACTTTACTCCAGATGAGTTCTGTCTTGATCCTGTCCCGGGAGCGGTATTGGAGGCACTGAATGCTGAG AGTATTGTGCAGAGGAGATTGTCAGGAGACTCGACTAGAAGCTTCCCTCATACAGCTGCTCCTGTTATCTACTACCCTCCTTCCTCTGCTGATGTGGCAGAGAAAGTTGCAGAGGCAGGAGAGAGATCTCCATTGGCAAGGAACGTGTCTGTTGTACAGAGGAAAGGGTATACCAGCGACGAAGAGCTAGAGGAACTAAATTCTCCTCTCACATCCATCATTGACAAATTGCCGCCTTCACCAACAACCACAGCAAATGGAAATGGTAGACAGGGGAATACCAGTTATGCCAGCACAAATGCAAGGTATGAACTCCTTCGTGAGGTCTGGTCTATGTGA
- the LOC132191503 gene encoding uncharacterized protein LOC132191503 isoform X3, whose protein sequence is MIAKEIKDEVLDNHSIDLEKEPKGKEEVSDSETVKDSVSSQGDPLIADDEKVDRASSVKRNSSESFPGRSGENSDLQKTKPQSKALHNTPKKSSKGPSKVVAKSSSKTDSQNMKFPSKPASESSEGVDGKLVEEVKEFDVLDGTSNGAQSIGSDDETVDAEDSDEHEDEATLGQKIGEMEMAIEKLEEELREVAALEISLYSVVPEHGSSAHKVHTPARRLSRLYIHACKHWTLDKRATVAKNTVSGLVLISKSCGNDVARLTFWLTNTVALREIISQAFGSSRQFSPVTRFAESNGSSKSSEGRSTTLKWKGSSGSKQANGFMQFVDDWQETGTFTAALVKVESWIFSRIVESVWWQAFTPNMQSPAEKMSTNKTFGRLLGPALGDQQQGSFSITLWKNAFQDALQQLCPVRAGGHECGCLPVLARMVMEQCIARLDTAMFNAILRESAHEIPTDPISDPIVDSKVLPIPAGDLSFGSGAQLKNSIGNWSRWLSDVFGMDNDDSLKEHQLSNEDDDRQSGDGEPKPFLLLNELSDLLMLPKDMLMDRSIRQEVCPSIGLPLIKRILCNFTPDEFCLDPVPGAVLEALNAESIVQRRLSGDSTRSFPHTAAPVIYYPPSSADVAEKVAEAGERSPLARNVSVVQRKGYTSDEELEELNSPLTSIIDKLPPSPTTTANGNGRQGNTSYASTNARYELLREVWSM, encoded by the exons atgATTGCCAAAGAGATCAAGGATGAAGTTCTAGATAATCACTCTATTGATTTGGAGAAAGAACCTAAGGGGAAGGAAGAAGTGTCAGATTCTGAGACAGTAAAAGACTCGGTATCGTCTCAAGGGGATCCGCTGATAGCTGATGATGAGAAAGTAGATAGAGCTTCTAGCGTTAAAAGGAATTCCTCAGAAAGCTTTCCCGGCAGATCAGGAGAGAACTCTGATCTCCAAAAAACCAAACCACAATCTAAGGCATTACATAACACTCCTAAGAAAAGTTCTAAAGGGCCTTCTAAAGTTGTTGCCAAAAGTTCTTCCAAGACTGATTCccaaaatatgaaatttccTTCTAAACCTGCATCAGAATCTTCTGAAGGAGTTGATGGTAAGCTTGTTGAAGAGGTAAAAGAATTTGATGTCTTGGATGGGACCTCAAATGGTGCTCAGAGTATAGGAAGCGATGACGAAACAGTTGATGCTGAAGACAGTGATGAACATGAGGATGAGGCAACTTTGGGGCAAAAGATTGGAGAAATGGAGATGGCAATTGAAAAACTTGAAGAGGAGCTGAGAGAAGTTGCTGCTCTTGAAATTTCACTTTATTCTGTAGTACCAGAGCATGGCAGCTCAGCACATAAGGTGCACACACCTGCTCGACGCCTTTCTAGACTCTATATTCATGCTTGCAAACATTGGACTCTAGACAAGCGAGCCACAGTTGCTAAAAATACTGTATCAGGCCTTGTTTTGATTTCCAAGTCCTGCGGTAATGATGTCGCAAG GTTAACCTTCTGGTTGACGAACACCGTTGCGTTGAGGGAGATAATCTCACAGGCATTTGGCAGTTCCCGTCAATTCAGTCCAGTTACAAGGTTTGCTGAGTCAAATGGGAGTAGCAAGAGCAGTGAAGGGAGGTCTACAACGTTGAAGTGGAAGGGTAGCTCTGGTAGTAAGCAAGCTAATGGTTTTATGCAGTTTGTTGACGATTGGCAGGAGACAGGAACCTTCACAGCTGCATTAGTCAAAGTTGAATCCTGGATTTTCTCTCGGATAGTTGAGTCAGTATGGTGGCAG GCTTttactccaaatatgcaatCTCCAGCTGAGAAAATGTCAACCAACAAAACCTTTGGAAGGTTGTTGGGACCAGCCCTGGGAGACCAGCAGCAAGGCAGCTTTTCTATCACCCTATGGAAAAATGCTTTTCAAGATGCATTGCAACAGCTCTGTCCTGTTCGAGCAGGAGGGCACGAATGTGGTTGCTTGCCTGTGTTGGCAAGAATG GTTATGGAACAATGTATTGCCAGACTAGATACCGCAATGTTTAATGCTATTCTGCGTGAGTCAGCACATGAGATTCCAACTGATCCTATATCAGATCCCATTGTTGATTCCAAGGTTCTGCCTATTCCTGCTGGAGATTTGAGTTTTGGATCTGGGGCCCAACTTAAAAATTCT ATTGGCAATTGGTCTAGATGGCTTAGTGATGTATTTGGCATGGATAATGATGATTCTCTGAAGGAACATCAGCTCAGCAATGAGGACGATGACAGGCAGAGTGGAGATGGTGAACCTAAACCTTTCCTTCTTCTCAATGAATTGAGTGATCTTCTGATGCTTCCTAAAGACATGCTTATGGACCGATCAATTAGACAGGAG GTGTGCCCATCGATAGGTCTTCCATTGATTAAACGGATACTCTGCAACTTTACTCCAGATGAGTTCTGTCTTGATCCTGTCCCGGGAGCGGTATTGGAGGCACTGAATGCTGAG AGTATTGTGCAGAGGAGATTGTCAGGAGACTCGACTAGAAGCTTCCCTCATACAGCTGCTCCTGTTATCTACTACCCTCCTTCCTCTGCTGATGTGGCAGAGAAAGTTGCAGAGGCAGGAGAGAGATCTCCATTGGCAAGGAACGTGTCTGTTGTACAGAGGAAAGGGTATACCAGCGACGAAGAGCTAGAGGAACTAAATTCTCCTCTCACATCCATCATTGACAAATTGCCGCCTTCACCAACAACCACAGCAAATGGAAATGGTAGACAGGGGAATACCAGTTATGCCAGCACAAATGCAAGGTATGAACTCCTTCGTGAGGTCTGGTCTATGTGA
- the LOC132191676 gene encoding zinc finger A20 and AN1 domain-containing stress-associated protein 8-like, with protein sequence MESHDETGCQAPERPILCINNCGFFGRAATMNMCSKCFKDMVLKQEHAELAASSIGNIVNGGASSNEKDPVILGKVDEQAGPVERKFFSTERSSDSSSSNSFQMPVKEGPSRCTTCQKRVGLTGFNCKCGNLFCASHRYSDKHDCPFDYRKTARDAIAKANPVVKAEKLDKI encoded by the coding sequence ATGGAGTCTCATGATGAGACAGGATGCCAAGCTCCAGAACGCCCCATTCTTTGCATTAATAACTGTGGCTTCTTTGGAAGGGCAGCCACCATGAATATGTGTTCCAAATGTTTCAAGGACATGGTCCTTAAGCAGGAGCATGCTGAACTTGCAGCATCATCCATAGGAAACATAGTGAATGGTGGCGCTAGCAGTAATGAAAAGGACCCTGTCATTTTGGGTAAGGTGGACGAACAAGCCGGTCCAGttgaaagaaagtttttttcAACAGAACGGTCGAGTGATTCATCCTCAAGCAACTCTTTTCAGATGCCTGTGAAAGAGGGCCCTAGTAGATGCACCACTTGTCAAAAGCGTGTTGGTTTAACCGGCTTCAACTGTAAGTGTGGAAACCTCTTCTGTGCAAGTCATCGCTATTCTGACAAGCATGATTGTCCCTTCGATTATAGGAAAACTGCACGGGATGCTATTGCAAAAGCCAACCCTGTTGTGAAGGCAGAAAAGCTTGACAAAATTTAG
- the LOC132191503 gene encoding uncharacterized protein LOC132191503 isoform X2 — protein MKEIDKKKISNNNPKKRSGRIDRRDHKLPQEHVSKTLKAKEVRSKVPSPTPDSSILVSDSNVGTEPSEVFENVVIHYVDDVNRFEEASQDLKTNKMIAKEIKDEVLDNHSIDLEKEPKGKEEVSDSETVKDSVSSQGDPLIADDEKVDRASSVKRNSSESFPGRSGENSDLQKTKPQSKALHNTPKKSSKGPSKVVAKSSSKTDSQNMKFPSKPASESSEGVDGKLVEEVKEFDVLDGTSNGAQSIGSDDETVDAEDSDEHEDEATLGQKIGEMEMAIEKLEEELREVAALEISLYSVVPEHGSSAHKVHTPARRLSRLYIHACKHWTLDKRATVAKNTVSGLVLISKSCGNDVARLTFWLTNTVALREIISQAFGSSRQFSPVTRFAESNGSSKSSEGRSTTLKWKGSSGSKQANGFMQFVDDWQETGTFTAALVKVESWIFSRIVESVWWQAFTPNMQSPAEKMSTNKTFGRLLGPALGDQQQGSFSITLWKNAFQDALQQLCPVRAGGHECGCLPVLARMIGNWSRWLSDVFGMDNDDSLKEHQLSNEDDDRQSGDGEPKPFLLLNELSDLLMLPKDMLMDRSIRQEVCPSIGLPLIKRILCNFTPDEFCLDPVPGAVLEALNAESIVQRRLSGDSTRSFPHTAAPVIYYPPSSADVAEKVAEAGERSPLARNVSVVQRKGYTSDEELEELNSPLTSIIDKLPPSPTTTANGNGRQGNTSYASTNARYELLREVWSM, from the exons ATGAAAGAGATTGACaagaagaaaatttcaaataacaACCCAAAAAAGCGCTCTGGAAGAATTGATAGGAGAGACCATAAATTGCCTCAAGAGCATGTCAGCAAAActttgaaagcaaaagaagttCGTTCTAAAGTACCATCTCCTACGCCAGACTCAAGTATATTAGTAAGTGATTCAAACGTGGGCACAGAGCCCTCTGAAGTTTTCGAAAACGTTGTTATACATTATGTGGATGATGTCAACAGGTTTGAGGAGGCATCTCAAGatttaaaaaccaataaaatgATTGCCAAAGAGATCAAGGATGAAGTTCTAGATAATCACTCTATTGATTTGGAGAAAGAACCTAAGGGGAAGGAAGAAGTGTCAGATTCTGAGACAGTAAAAGACTCGGTATCGTCTCAAGGGGATCCGCTGATAGCTGATGATGAGAAAGTAGATAGAGCTTCTAGCGTTAAAAGGAATTCCTCAGAAAGCTTTCCCGGCAGATCAGGAGAGAACTCTGATCTCCAAAAAACCAAACCACAATCTAAGGCATTACATAACACTCCTAAGAAAAGTTCTAAAGGGCCTTCTAAAGTTGTTGCCAAAAGTTCTTCCAAGACTGATTCccaaaatatgaaatttccTTCTAAACCTGCATCAGAATCTTCTGAAGGAGTTGATGGTAAGCTTGTTGAAGAGGTAAAAGAATTTGATGTCTTGGATGGGACCTCAAATGGTGCTCAGAGTATAGGAAGCGATGACGAAACAGTTGATGCTGAAGACAGTGATGAACATGAGGATGAGGCAACTTTGGGGCAAAAGATTGGAGAAATGGAGATGGCAATTGAAAAACTTGAAGAGGAGCTGAGAGAAGTTGCTGCTCTTGAAATTTCACTTTATTCTGTAGTACCAGAGCATGGCAGCTCAGCACATAAGGTGCACACACCTGCTCGACGCCTTTCTAGACTCTATATTCATGCTTGCAAACATTGGACTCTAGACAAGCGAGCCACAGTTGCTAAAAATACTGTATCAGGCCTTGTTTTGATTTCCAAGTCCTGCGGTAATGATGTCGCAAG GTTAACCTTCTGGTTGACGAACACCGTTGCGTTGAGGGAGATAATCTCACAGGCATTTGGCAGTTCCCGTCAATTCAGTCCAGTTACAAGGTTTGCTGAGTCAAATGGGAGTAGCAAGAGCAGTGAAGGGAGGTCTACAACGTTGAAGTGGAAGGGTAGCTCTGGTAGTAAGCAAGCTAATGGTTTTATGCAGTTTGTTGACGATTGGCAGGAGACAGGAACCTTCACAGCTGCATTAGTCAAAGTTGAATCCTGGATTTTCTCTCGGATAGTTGAGTCAGTATGGTGGCAG GCTTttactccaaatatgcaatCTCCAGCTGAGAAAATGTCAACCAACAAAACCTTTGGAAGGTTGTTGGGACCAGCCCTGGGAGACCAGCAGCAAGGCAGCTTTTCTATCACCCTATGGAAAAATGCTTTTCAAGATGCATTGCAACAGCTCTGTCCTGTTCGAGCAGGAGGGCACGAATGTGGTTGCTTGCCTGTGTTGGCAAGAATG ATTGGCAATTGGTCTAGATGGCTTAGTGATGTATTTGGCATGGATAATGATGATTCTCTGAAGGAACATCAGCTCAGCAATGAGGACGATGACAGGCAGAGTGGAGATGGTGAACCTAAACCTTTCCTTCTTCTCAATGAATTGAGTGATCTTCTGATGCTTCCTAAAGACATGCTTATGGACCGATCAATTAGACAGGAG GTGTGCCCATCGATAGGTCTTCCATTGATTAAACGGATACTCTGCAACTTTACTCCAGATGAGTTCTGTCTTGATCCTGTCCCGGGAGCGGTATTGGAGGCACTGAATGCTGAG AGTATTGTGCAGAGGAGATTGTCAGGAGACTCGACTAGAAGCTTCCCTCATACAGCTGCTCCTGTTATCTACTACCCTCCTTCCTCTGCTGATGTGGCAGAGAAAGTTGCAGAGGCAGGAGAGAGATCTCCATTGGCAAGGAACGTGTCTGTTGTACAGAGGAAAGGGTATACCAGCGACGAAGAGCTAGAGGAACTAAATTCTCCTCTCACATCCATCATTGACAAATTGCCGCCTTCACCAACAACCACAGCAAATGGAAATGGTAGACAGGGGAATACCAGTTATGCCAGCACAAATGCAAGGTATGAACTCCTTCGTGAGGTCTGGTCTATGTGA